The sequence ACCTActtgcttcaagcagaccaagagaagcttatccatgcttttatctccagcagactagattactgtaacggtcttctgactggactctctcaaaagaacatgagacaattgcagctcattcagaacgctgcagctcgagttctgaccaaaacaaaaagatcagaacatattactccagtacttaaggatttacactggctccctgtcagctgtagaatcgattttaaagttctgctactcgtctataaatcactaaatggtttaggtcctgaatatatccaagaaatgctgattgagtacaaacccagcagggctctgagatctacagacttgggccaactagtggaacccagagttcgaagtaaacatggtgaagctgcatttagctattatgctgcacacagatggaataggctaccaacagaagtgaagtcagccccgagtgtaaatgcttttaaatccaggttaaaaactttgcttttttcttatacctttgattagggacttttaaacagctttaattaagtgtttgtttgttttttaattattatttttattttcatttttatttttatcattttaaactttcttatgttaaattttttaaagtttgtttaataatgttttaagattgttagtttgtaacctattttcatttatttttcttcctctgaattaggggtgttaaaaaaaaaatcgattcggcgatatatcgcgatactacatcgcgcgattctcgaatcgattcaataatcggcagaatcgattttttttttttttttaggattcacaccttgagcatggaagaatgttatatgaacggcacattaagccttaatatttttattttaatgctgttcaaatgtgaaacagattgcaaactgtttgtgtacagtggctcacggttataagcctcaagttttagataaatatattcatacaaatcttacagtgtacatgtacaaatttactgatagtattttctaaatttgaatggaaaaaaatcgcaacaatcgacttataaattcgtatcgggattaatcggtatcgaatcgtgaccattcgtatcgggattaatcggtatcgaatcgaatcgtgacctgtgaatcgtgatacgaatcgaatcgtcaggtactaggcaattcacacccctactctgaatgttaactactgtttcttgatgcttatgtgttgtctttcctcgtgtaaagcacattgagttgccttgtgtatgaaatgtgctatacaaataaacttgccttgccttgccttgccttactttcatgttgagtTAAGCATAtattctacagaaaatattttgtcaaaattttggaAATTCTCCTTATGTTgattgagatattgaataaaCCTTCAATTTTTCGAAGGGGgtgtactcatatatgctgagcactgtatgtTGTGAAAAAAGAtaaacacatttagaccagtgcTTGTTTCTGTTCTTATAGATCCAACACCACCAAAACCCAAAGAGAAACCGAAAGCCCCAGTGAATCCTTTTGATGGTTTGTATCTTGCTTGGCATTAACAAGATTAATGAATTATGAAGGCAAGGGGACATAATGTCattaaaaatgttacttttcaTTTGTATAGATACAATTGGTCTCtgggcttattattattattttcacagcCAAGTAAATCTTTTGTGCACTGCCTATTTTCCATGTGCTACCTATTTTACGCAACGAACTGGCTAACTAATGTCCTTGAAATTATTCATAGAATCACTGTGTAGAGTTGCATCTTttctttgacttgacttgtccaTGTGTGAATATGTTGTTTGTCAACATGTGCGCTGCTATTGTCTGGTGAGCAGTCAGTGTAACGTGTAGTGTGGGAGCGCGTACAACTTACCTGCAACCCTAaagaaaacattattttgttttgttagttaGCTTATACCAAACTAACATCTAaagtattttattcttttttttccctaccttAGGAGGTCTGGACCTTTCAGATGCTTTTGGACCAGGTAAAATATACAGTTCAACATACACTATTATCCTGTACATCCCAATATGgacaatatttgttttacatCTATCAACACTATATTGACCTTCCAAGTTTTTGTTTCACATGCACGTGCTGCATCCCAAGCAGgtttgttgttcttgttgttgttgttgccaaaattaacgaaataaaacgttaattaaataaatagataaataaaatgtgagttTGTTTATCAGAATGATAATGTATTAAAAGGTGTCCAAAATccaaatgttctatttttatgCACAACATAGGTTAACATGAATTGTGACTTAATGTTTATGTGGCTTTTCGTTTGCATGCAAAAGCCAAAATTGAGCAGATTTATATTTGGTGCCGTTTTGCCCCGGGTTTGTGACTCTTTATTCAAGTGCCTGTCCATTTTGTGGTTGTTAGAGAATAGAGATGTTCCGAtatcgttttttggcccccgataccgagacccagctttgcagtatcggccgataccgatactataccaatacctaaggttttttatttccctcaacatgaaaaagctgtcctgccattggttcagagcattcaagggccaataggatatcttagatcggaatgcagtgaacatgtcacatatcagtgaatgtcgtgcacgagcaagacacaagatgctccatccatccattttcttggccgcttattcctcacaagggtcgcggggggtgctggcgcctatctcagcgggctctgggcagtaggcaggggacaccctggactggttgccaaccaatcgcagggcaccaagacacaagatgctgcatccaaaatcctatattagtgttggaattaatggtatcggcatgttacttgtgagtagtcaccgataccgataccactgttttaatgcagtatcggcacctttgccgatactagtatcggtatcggaacaacactattagaGACCCAGTCTACTCAGCAaagctaataaataaataaataattgtctgAATGGCTGGGTAACGCCCGTCACGActcttggtcatgtgacgttcacatgtggagccctgagcaactgtgatgtcactttaagtcagtgcttctcaattattttctgtcatgtttttttttttttgctgggtgcaaagcgcgcatcctcagtgcaaacaaaacccctacaccaccgagcgaatgcttgctgctcacactctgccaataatgagagcgccactgccctctaatgtagtggaggtgcaattgcactttattctaggacagtaaaacaaatcaaaataaaaaaataaaaaagcatgatccccgaggtcaaacgagccccccttgatggagcctagCGTGCCCctggggggggcccgccccactatttgagaagcactgctttaagttgacagcaagtggcaaaatggccgccacctgtgATGTATAACAActtgtggattttgctgcttaattcatattccacaaattcaatatcaatcagaatactgtgttcagACTAGTGGGGGTGCACAGAATATATTGCtgtaaattttgtttttgacattttctttcattcatttataataGCACAAAAAACCTCCATGATTGAaagtttataaaaaacaaaaacaaaaaaactgttaatTTTGAGTCATGCTTATACGCTGTGTGTATTATTCTTTTAAAGATGAACCAGAACCAGAGAAACCTAAGAAACCCAAGACTAACAACCCAGGAGATTCTGGTAGATTTGTCCATCATTTATCTTTTAACAGTATTTGCAATAACAGAATTGAGCAGCCTTTCCTCTACTGATACTACTCCAAACTTGTACTTATTTGTGCAGATGGCTTTGGATTTGACCTAGAGGATGCACTAAACCCAGGTAAAGCCTATTTTGCATGTTCATTTAACCTACAAGGCTCATTTTTCCAACGTGAGAGGAAGAATATTTTCCGTTTCCCTACACTGGTGGGAACTTCGCATTAATTCCATGCTTGAAAAGGAACAGTTCAAGTAAATCattcaaattaggttccccctcTCCTCTTTCTTTCAGACCCAAATGCCAAACCTGACAAACCTGTCGTCGATCCACCAAGGCGTGGTGGAGGTGAGTCATTCATTTCTATCCAAGCAAAGTATGATTTTGAATCCAGCAGCATCTTAGCTAACCACATATATTTTCCCTTCAATAATAAATTTCTGTGGATCATTCCACATAGGTGGTGGTAACTTTGGTGATAATGACTTATTTGATATAAGTGATGGTGGAGACTACAAGCCTGACAGAGGTAAGACATCTTCTGCAATCATTTTACacgtttttaattgtaattaatacaATTATTTAGTGAAATGTCTAACATATACATGCCTTTCTGTTTTAAACTTAGGCCGTTCAGGAGATTCTGACTATAACTCTGGAGGTATGTTGATCCTTGTAACATGACTTTTTGCAGGTATATAGTACCAGTCAAAAATTTTCAGGAAAAAGTGACAGAGCTGTTCCATGAAGGCACACATCACACACTGTATACATCAGAGGTGTCAAACATGGGGCcagcgggccggatcaggcccgcaaaggagtttaatctggcccgcgagatgattttgtaaagtaaaaaaaataaataaattaggagtcagaccaattaatcatccggccacaatcaaaacttataaatttgtgatttcacaAGCATTGCTCAGataagcaatgcaacttgtacatggaattgccctggtcattattttacacaccacCTCAAgttatgttaaaaacaaaaaacaaaacaaaaaaaacaaatacaaataaaatcatagaccgacataaacctgttaaatacaacacaaattaaattactggtaattttgcattcatgttgtttttttggaacaatatatataacttcattaactgcgccacacaaagTATTGTAGGAACAATGTATATACAAAACAGGTAGATATAACACGCCACAAACTCACACAGGCAAAGTGTTACCgccttccatttgcatttgtgttattttttggaacaatatatttacagttgagccCTGCTATAATAGGGCTgacccacaaaaaataaataaataaataaataaaaatctgcgtAAAATTGACGCCAAttctttttaagttatataccatgattttactaatcCGGCCCGCTTGGTAATGTCTATCCCTCCATGTGGCCCTTGAGCTACTATGAGTTTAACATGCTCAACATGCTCCTCCTACAAGCACACTAACTCATCATCACGCACACGCACTTCCCATATTTGCAGAGTCATGTGATCACTTGGTTACTTTTGGTTGTTTATCCTCATGATAATGGTAGTAATCAACACTATGGTGTTAAACTAactgaattgttttttgtttcaatgTTCTAACTTTCTAAGTGTAATGCTTCAGAGGGAGGGGCACCATGTAAAAATAGCCCTGCCATGGAGATAAGTGAAAGCCGGCCTTGAGAAAGAATAACCTTTTGCACATTGCAAGCCTTTAGTGATTTCCTCCCTGTCGGCAAACTCACTTTTGATCAACAGTCCGATTTTAATTTAACTACTGTACGTTTACTATTGTGCTCGGAGTGTGCACTGTTGTTGAGCTGATCTGCACTGAGAGGATTCTAGTATTCGGTTACCTCATTTCGCCATAAAAGGATAAAAATATTACACATCTCCACTCCAGGCATGATGGCAGGCAGTTAGACACCATTGCAATCAACATCCACAGTAGTcaacataatattaaattaatagATGAACAGATAACTGTGTCAAATGTCTAAAACAAATCAGTATTCTGTGGTTAATTTCATTCATTGTACAATAGAATAATGATATTTTGTCATCTTTCCAGGTGGTGCTGATCAGCCTCAAGGTAACTTTATTCTTTGCTTTTATAACTTCCTGTTTTTGTCTTGATACCTTATGACTTCTGCTGGCAACATTAGAGCCCATGAATCACATTTCCCGTTTCCTGTCTAAAGACATCGCACTGGGGGTTAATCAGTGCACTTGTTGCTGGAGTTTTGCTTGCTCGTACATCTTGGACCTTGTGctcaccttttacagaaaagtCAGCATCTTGAGTTTTTATGTGTGCTGTAAGGACAATAGAAAGCCATGAACAGCTCTACTTTTGCAAAATCTTTTTTATTGACTGTAGTACCAGCGAAGAGAATGGATTTGCTCGAGGTTTGGTCATGAAACTAGATGAATGAGTCAGAAGGAGAGTCACAGTCGCCCATGCACCTTCAGCTATTTATTGAGcagtacaaaca is a genomic window of Festucalex cinctus isolate MCC-2025b chromosome 2, RoL_Fcin_1.0, whole genome shotgun sequence containing:
- the cd99 gene encoding CD99 molecule isoform X2, whose translation is MKFCLLPALLLLVTGALTQDGFDLFDALDDVDPTPPKPKEKPKAPVNPFDGGLDLSDAFGPDEPEPEKPKKPKTNNPGDSDGFGFDLEDALNPDPNAKPDKPVVDPPRRGGGGGNFGDNDLFDISDGGDYKPDRGRSGDSDYNSGGGADQPQDPDLLWRQILKMLNINMPEEVIMWMSNIKKILVPLLERAMELVQAMP
- the cd99 gene encoding CD99 molecule isoform X1, which encodes MKFCLLPALLLLVTGALTQDGFDLFDALDDVDPTPPKPKEKPKAPVNPFDGGLDLSDAFGPDEPEPEKPKKPKTNNPGDSDGFGFDLEDALNPDPNAKPDKPVVDPPRRGGGGGNFGDNDLFDISDGGDYKPDRGRSGDSDYNSGGGADQPQEAGSGTIAAIASTIGVALLGAASSYFAYQKKKLCFKLQGGADPEHGKARHPAQSDPQVYSDLLRTS